The genomic interval CCTTTGATCGGCTTGGTTTCAATGACGCGTTTTTTGAGTTCGAGGAAACGCTCGGGCGACACACTCAAAATCGCCGCATCCTCCAAACGAATAAAGGCAGAAAATGGCGCTTGGTTGCTCTGCTCTAGCCGTTGGTAAGCTTGCCATTCGCAGCCTTGGTAGGTGGCATGAAAGCGCTGCGCTAAGTTAATTTGGTAGCAGTCACCACTGAGCAAGTACTCCTGTACGCGATCAAACTTACTTTGGTAATCGTGACGGCTCATGTTGGATTGCCAATCGCTGGTAAGGGTAAACGTTGCTTTCGTTGTTTGTGTTTGCATGCTCAGCCATTGATAAGCTTGCTCTACGTCTTGGCCAACCAGTTGTGCTTTCTGCGTCTGGTGATCGACAATCAACGCCCATGTGTAGATGCCCACTGCCATGTCGGGCGCAGCAATATCTTGCGTTGCGATCTCTGGCAGTTTTTCAACGCGACGACCTAAATCGTAGCTAAAGTAGCCCAGAGCACCACCAATAAAAGGAATCTCTTCATCACTGGATAGAGCAGGGGTAAAGCGCTGTTGATAATGCGCAAGAAGCGTGAAAGGATCATCTTTACTTTCAATGACTTCGTCATTAGTTTTGATCTCAGTCACCGCACCACGTGTTTCTAACGTCGCAACGGGCTTTGCGACGAGAATGTCAAAACGGCTGTCAACATGTGTTGGTGATGCCGAACGCAACAGCATTGCCCAAGGTTGATGTTGGATGGCGTCAAACCACTGTTGGGCAAGGTCCGTTTGATAAGGCAGTGTTTTTGAAGAAATGGCCGTATTTGTGCTGTTATTCATTTGTTTAATTTGTGACAAAGAGTTCGATTGCTGCATAGCGCGTGATGGAAAGCAAGAGTATCATAAAACGAAACAATTTCGCTTACTTAGTTCAGTCGGGAACTCATAAAAAGTCGGATGGATTCTTTCGATCACTAGCTCAACAATCGATACAACTAAGTAAGTTTATGGAAGCATAACTATAACGAGGCATGCAATGACTGTAATTCGCACGCAAGATGTCATCAGCAGCGTAGCTGATGCACTTCAGTACATCTCTTACTACCACCCACTCGATTTTGTTCAAGCCCTAGAAAAAGCCTACCATCGTGAGCAGAGCCAAGCGGCCAAAGATGCCATTGCGCAGATTTTGATTAACTCGCGTATGTCGGCAGAAGGGCATCGCCCAATTTGCCAAGATACCGGTATCGTGACGTGTTTTGTCAATATTGGTATGGGCGTTCAGTGGGACTCAACGGATCTGACCGTACAACAGATGATTGACGAAGGCGTGCGTCAGGCTTACACCAATCCTGATAACCCATTGCGTGCGTCGGTACTGATGGACCCTGCAGGTAAACGTATTAACACCAAAGACAATACACCTGCGGTTGTTCACATCAATATGGTGCCGGGCAATACCGTCGAAATTCAGATCGCGGCAAAAGGCGGCGGCTCTGAAAACAAAACCAAGATGGTGATGCTTAACCCTTCAGACGATATTGCTGAGTGGGTAGAAAAAACATTACCTTTGATGGGGGCTGGCTGGTGTCCTCCGGGCATGCTTGGTATTGGCATTGGCGGTACAGCAGAAAAAGCGGCGGTGTTGGCGAAAGAGTCGTTGATGGAGCACATCGACATTCATGAACTGATTGAGCGTGGCCCGCAAAATGCAGAAGAAGAGTTGCGTTTGGACATCTTCAATCGTGTCAACCGCTTAGGTATTGGTGCTCAAGGGCTCGGTGGGGTGACAACGGTGGTGGATGTGAAAATCAAAACTGCCCCTACGCACGCAGCGTCCAAGCCAGTGTGTATG from Vibrio vulnificus NBRC 15645 = ATCC 27562 carries:
- the pabB gene encoding aminodeoxychorismate synthase component 1; this encodes MQQSNSLSQIKQMNNSTNTAISSKTLPYQTDLAQQWFDAIQHQPWAMLLRSASPTHVDSRFDILVAKPVATLETRGAVTEIKTNDEVIESKDDPFTLLAHYQQRFTPALSSDEEIPFIGGALGYFSYDLGRRVEKLPEIATQDIAAPDMAVGIYTWALIVDHQTQKAQLVGQDVEQAYQWLSMQTQTTKATFTLTSDWQSNMSRHDYQSKFDRVQEYLLSGDCYQINLAQRFHATYQGCEWQAYQRLEQSNQAPFSAFIRLEDAAILSVSPERFLELKKRVIETKPIKGTRPRHNDERQDKQAALELANADKDQAENLMIVDLLRNDIGRVAKPGSVHVPKLFDIESFPAVHHLVSTIRAELAAQYTAADLLRACFPGGSITGAPKVRAMEIIEELEPHRRSAYCGSIGYISRHGRMDTSITIRTLVAEQGKLFAWAGGGVVADSQCDAEYQETLDKLSKILPILQ
- a CDS encoding fumarate hydratase; translation: MTVIRTQDVISSVADALQYISYYHPLDFVQALEKAYHREQSQAAKDAIAQILINSRMSAEGHRPICQDTGIVTCFVNIGMGVQWDSTDLTVQQMIDEGVRQAYTNPDNPLRASVLMDPAGKRINTKDNTPAVVHINMVPGNTVEIQIAAKGGGSENKTKMVMLNPSDDIAEWVEKTLPLMGAGWCPPGMLGIGIGGTAEKAAVLAKESLMEHIDIHELIERGPQNAEEELRLDIFNRVNRLGIGAQGLGGVTTVVDVKIKTAPTHAASKPVCMIPNCAATRHVHFTLDGTGPAELTPPKLEDWPNITWDAGASARRVNLDTVTKEDVQQWKTGETLLLSGKILTGRDAAHKRIQTMLQNGEGLPEGVDLKGKFIYYVGPVDAVGDEVVGPAGPTTSTRMDKFTDMMLDETGIMGMIGKAERGPATVESIKNHKAVYLMAVGGAAYLVAKAIKKARVVAFEDLGMEAIYEFEVEDMPVTVAVDSTGANAHQIGPDTWKVKIQEMESQK